From a single Oceanispirochaeta sp. genomic region:
- a CDS encoding AraC family transcriptional regulator, translating into MVKERSLESNYYVFSREEPYEDSHSKIILLGDLICRPDYFKDNHSHDTIEICLITEGRGSFFIHDREYRVEPGHIFLTHPHQIHRSLADPFDPYRMYYMAFTVSSDVTLTRMYGQLAEMNKHVVKDQYNLSHFFGLLIAELIMQEEGMETAVQSLFHSILVYLHRNFLTDRMAINKHISTRQKIIQKVVAIVEQRCETSLVLGDIARELGYSSSYLSRVFKEQMGINLSRYWNQVRMRHAREYLQNYPERTLHEISAMVGIDDYHYFSRLYKQIYIRSPKIDREMTK; encoded by the coding sequence ATGGTGAAAGAGAGATCTCTAGAAAGTAATTATTATGTATTCTCCAGGGAAGAACCCTATGAAGATTCCCACTCCAAAATCATTCTTCTGGGAGATCTCATTTGCCGCCCCGACTATTTTAAGGATAATCATTCACACGATACCATTGAAATCTGCCTGATCACTGAAGGCCGGGGCAGCTTTTTTATTCATGACCGGGAATATCGGGTGGAGCCCGGGCATATCTTTTTAACACATCCCCACCAGATTCATAGGTCCCTGGCAGATCCCTTTGATCCCTACCGGATGTATTATATGGCTTTTACGGTTTCATCTGATGTGACCTTAACCAGGATGTACGGTCAGTTGGCAGAAATGAATAAACATGTTGTGAAAGACCAGTACAATCTTTCCCACTTCTTCGGATTGCTGATTGCAGAATTGATTATGCAGGAAGAGGGAATGGAGACCGCCGTACAGAGTCTGTTTCATTCTATTCTTGTGTACCTCCATAGAAATTTCCTTACCGACAGAATGGCCATCAATAAGCATATTTCTACAAGGCAGAAAATCATTCAGAAAGTTGTCGCCATTGTAGAGCAGAGATGCGAGACCTCCCTGGTTCTGGGAGATATTGCCCGGGAACTGGGTTATTCATCATCTTACCTGAGCCGGGTTTTTAAAGAACAGATGGGAATTAATCTTTCAAGGTATTGGAATCAGGTCAGGATGAGACATGCCAGGGAGTATTTACAGAATTACCCTGAAAGAACTCTTCATGAAATCTCGGCTATGGTGGGCATCGATGACTATCACTATTTTTCAAGATTGTATAAACAGATCTATATTCGCTCTCCTAAAATAGATCGGGAAATGACAAAATAA